From the genome of Lutzomyia longipalpis isolate SR_M1_2022 chromosome 2, ASM2433408v1, one region includes:
- the LOC129790197 gene encoding ATP-binding cassette sub-family G member 4, with amino-acid sequence MNDIVQEGLRAEFTLTHTPSAADAPSVYKSTTIPYDKGPNGTAGQNESPPEEQSLEVKRFSNLPQREPVDIQFKDITYTVSVGFRKEKKEILHKVNGKFPGGQLIAIMGPSGAGKSTLLHVLSGYKKTNVNGAIYVNGRIRNLDVFRKMTCYITQDDHLQELLTVLENMRIAADFKLGANFPVQEKDGRIEDILTVLGLYEHQFTLAGRLSGGQKKRLSIALELISNPTIMFLDEPTTGLDSFSCTQVVDLLKQLAGQGRTIICTIHQPSAKLFAEFDQVYVLSLGECLYQGSTGNLVPYLQSINLPCPKYHNPADYIIELACGEHGEDKIQHMVTGMANGECMDWFGDQNKVLKLETLRQKYPLQRRTKENTILQATNQWNQLKTLIRRGIIRGKRDTTLTHLRIGVNIIVAIMLGFLFIEGGNEGSRVLDNYNLMFANLMHHSMTTMMLTVLTFPTEMAILRKEHFNRYYSLKAYYTSVTLLDIPMAVFCCFIYTVIVYFLSYQPFEAFRFGMYFTISLLVGFVAQSMGLMVGAWFNVVNGTFIAPVSSIPMMMFAGFGVTLRDLPPYLKWGSYISYLRYGLEGYVGAIYGEDRATLVCEAKPYCHFKYPKRFLHEISMEGDQFWTDVYALCINILLFRILAYVLLRAKLRAVR; translated from the exons ATGAATGATATAGTTCAAGAAGGCCTGAGGGCAGAGTTCACACTCACGCACACCCCATCAGCTGCGGATGCACCAAGCGTGTACAAATCCACAACAATCCCATACGACAAGGGACCCAATGGGACTGCGGGGCAGAATGAGAGTCCACCTGAGGAGCAGAGTCTGGAGGTGAAACGCTTTTCCAATTTGCCACAGCGTGAACCCGTGGACATCCAGTTCAAGGACATCACGTACACCGTCAGCGTGGGCTTCCGCAAAG AAAAGAAAGAGATTCTTCACAaagtaaatggaaaattccccGGAGGACAACTTATTGCCATTATGGGACCATCAGGAGCTGGCAAGAGTACCCTCCTGCATGTCCTCTCAGGGTATAAGAAGACAAATGTAAATGGTGCAATATACGTAAATGGGAGGATCAGAAATTTGGATGTTTTCCGCAAAATGACCTGCTACATAACACAGGATGATCACCTTCAGGAGCTCCTCACTGTCttggaaaatatgagaatTGCTGCTGATTTTAAGCTTGGTGCAAATTTCCCGGTTCAGGAGAAAGATGGACGA atcgaaGACATCTTGACGGTTCTTGGTCTCTATGAGCACCAATTTACGCTCGCAGGTCGCCTTTCGGGTGGTCAGAAGAAGAGGTTGTCAATTGCTCTGGAATTAATTAGCAATCCCACCATAATGTTCCTCGATGAACCAACAAC TGGTCTCGATAGTTTTTCTTGTACACAAGTTGTTGATCTACTGAAGCAACTCGCCGGTCAGGGACGCACTATAATTTGCACAATCCACCAGCCATCCGCCAAACTTTTCGCTGAATTTGACCAAGTTTATGTGCTTTCGCTTGGCGAATGCCTCTATCAAGGCAGCACTGGGAACCTTGTGCCATACCTGCAGTCGATTAACCTACCATGCCCAAAATATCACAATCCGGCGGATTATA TCATTGAGCTGGCCTGCGGGGAGCATGGGGAAGATAAAATTCAGCACATGGTGACCGGAATGGCGAATGGGGAGTGTATGGATTGGTTTGGGGACCAAAATAAGGTCCTGAAGCTCGAGACGTTGCGGCAGAAGTATCCACTTCAGAGGCGCACGAAGGAGAATACAATCCTGCAGGCAACGAATCAGTGGAATCAACTGAAGACGCTCATCCGACGTGGGATCATACGCGGAAAAAGGGACACAACGTTGACACATCTTCGAATTGGCGTCAACATCATCGTTGCCATAATGTTGGGTTTCCTCTTCATTGAGGGCGGCAATGAGGGCTCCAGAGTACTGGATAATTACAATCTTATGTTTGCCAAT CTCATGCATCACTCCATGACAACAATGATGCTGACTGTATTAACTT tCCCCACAGAAATGGccattttaagaaaagaacatTTCAACAGATACTACTCTCTGAAAGCGTACTACACCTCCGTGACCTTACTTGACATTCCCATGGCT GTTTTCTGCTGTTTCATCTATACAGTAATCGTGTACTTCCTGAGTTATCAACCTTTTGAGGCTTTCCGGTTTGGAATGTACTTCACAATTTCCCTATTGGTTGGCTTCGTAGCACAGAGTATGGGTCTCATGGTTGGAGCCTGGTTCAACGTTGTT AACGGCACCTTTATAGCTCCGGTATCTTCAATCCCAATGATGATGTTTGCTGGATTCGGTGTGACTCTCCGTGATCTACCGCCATACCTAAAATGGGGCAGCTACATATCATACCTCAGATACGGCTTAGAGGGGTACGTTGGTGCAATATACGGGGAAGATCGGGCTACACTTGTTTGCGAAGCCAAACCCTATTGCCACTTCAA gtaTCCAAAGAGGTTTCTGCATGAAATTTCAATGGAGGGTGATCAATTTTGGACTGATGTGTATGCTCTCTGTATTAACATCCTTTTATTCCGAATTCTGGCGTATGTCCTTCTCAGGGCAAAACTCAGGGCTGTGAGATAA
- the LOC129790190 gene encoding ATP-binding cassette subfamily G member 4: protein MMAQKMGKVETKPRTEGLKCWRRDDESSSENSVAESSEADSQPNNNTMFHTNNINGDTTYSFPRREAIDISFKNLKYTVKSVNFSKCQIETKEILRGISGTFSSGRLTAIMGPSGAGKSTLLNVLASYVERGVTGTVQVNGKHRPANSQKFREMSAYIHQDDALRPWLKVSEAMVVAAHLKLGYSVSHEYKINLVRQILVLLGLEKRYNTFTAKLSGGQKKRLAIALELINNPPILFLDEPTTGLDSSSCTQCISLLKRLAQEGRTVICTIHQPSALLFEMFDDLYTVSQGYCIYQGTVKELVPFLSDIGLQCPNYHNPADFLIEVASGEYGTDMSKMSMIASSRKREDTNAKRAVIPSENELEGTEFGEFIPPPESGGVCLAEAEKLRERKEASGRRKPTQGASIFMQFILLFWRNLICHKRHHYILVCRIMAHTIIGALFGYLYSGVGTMATTVFGNYVYVYGSMLLVVYTGKMSVMMSFPIEMEMLKREHFNRWYKLGPYFFSIILFEIPFQMICATSYLVISYWLTGNYTEDWRFIYFLILALLGTLSAQSWGFFFGATLPVKIAVFAGPVVAVLFSVFGFCNRYIDITPIFRWMWHISYYRVGFHGLLNTIFGMNRRDLKCPETAMYCHFKKSNVFLTEMMINDITMEGGIFMMSLVIIVMHILTITVLWVKLNKR from the exons atgatgGCACAAAAAATGGGTAAAGTTGAAACAAAACCAAGGACAGAAGGATTAAAGTGCTGGCGAAGAGATGATGAGTCCAGTTCTGAAAATTCCGTGGCCGAGAGCAGTGAGGCGGACTCCCAGCCCAACAATAACACAATGTTCCACACAAATAACATAAATGGTGACACAACGTATTCCTTTCCACGACGCGAAGCCATCGACATTTCCTTCAAGAATCTCAAATATACCGTGAAatctgttaatttttcaaaatgtcaGATCG AAACGAAGGAAATTCTGCGTGGAATTTCTGGAACATTTTCAAGTGGGAGATTAACTGCAATTATGGGACCATCGGGTGCCGGGAAGAGTACCCTACTGAATGTATTAGCGAGTTATGT ggaacGCGGGGTTACGGGAACGGTTCAAGTGAATGGAAAACATCGACCGGCAAATTCGCAAAAATTCAGAGAGATGTCCGCCTACATTCATCAGGACGATGCCCTCAGGCCGTGGTTGAAGGTGTCAGAGGCCATGGTCGTTGCTGCCCATTTGAAGCTGGGCTACAGCGTATCGCACGAGTACAAAATAAACTTG GTGAGGCAAATTCTTGTCCTTCTGGGATTAGAGAAACGCTACAATACTTTCACTGCAAAACTGTCTGGAGGTCAAAAGAAGCGACTGGCAATTGCCTTAGAATTGATAAACAACCCaccgattttatttcttgacgAGCCAACAAC CGGCTTAGACAGCTCCTCCTGTACGCAGTGTATATCACTCCTGAAGCGCCTTGCGCAGGAGGGAAGGACGGTGATTTGTACAATTCATCAACCAAGTGCTCTGCTCTTTGAGATGTTTGATGATCTGTACACTGTGTCTCAAGGGTACTGCATATATCAAGGGACAGTGAAGGAATTGGTTCCATTTCTCAGTGATATCGGGCTGCAGTGCCCAAACTACCACAATCCCGCGGATTTTC TCATTGAAGTTGCGAGCGGAGAGTATGGCACAGATATGTCAAAAATGTCCATGATTGCCTCAAGTCGCAAACGAGAAGATACCAATGCGAAACGGGCTGTGATACCTTCAG aaaatgAACTTGAAGGCACTGAGTTTGGGGAATTTATTCCACCTCCCGAAAGTGGTGGAGTCTGCCTGGCCGAAGCGGAGAAATTGAGAGAGAGGAAGGAAGCATCGGGACGTCGGAAGCCAACACAAGGAGcttcaattttcatgcaatttatCCTCCTTTTCTGGAGGAATCTTATTTGCCATAAGCGACATCAT TATATCTTGGTTTGCCGCATAATGGCCCACACGATTATAGGGGCGCTCTTTGGATACCTCTACAGTGGGGTTGGTACGATGGCGACAACGGTCTTTGGGAATTATGTTTATGTCTATGGGTCGATGCTACTTGTCGTCTACACGGGAAAAATGTCTGTGATGATGTCAT TTCcaattgaaatggaaatgCTGAAAAGGGAACACTTCAATAGGTGGTACAAACTAGGACCATACTTCTTCTCAATCATCTTATTTGAAATCCCATTCCAA ATGATCTGCGCTACCTCTTACCTTGTAATTAGTTACTGGTTAACCGGAAACTACACTGAGGACTGGAGATTCATCTACTTCCTTATTCTGGCTCTCTTAGGCACATTAAGTGCCCAAAGTTGGGGCTTTTTCTTCGGTGCTACTTTGCCAGTAAAG ATCGCCGTATTTGCTGGTCCTGTTGTTGCAGTTTTGTTCTCTGTTTTTGGTTTCTGCAACAGATACATCGACATTACGCCCATTTTCCGATGGATGTGGCACATCTCCTACTACCGCGTTGGCTTCCACGGACTCCTCAATACAATCTTCGGGATGAATAGGCGGGATTTAAAGTGTCCCGAGACGGCAATGTATTGCCACTTCAAGAAATCCAATGTTTTCCTCACGGAAATGATGATAAATGACATCACAATGGAGGGAGGAATCTTCATGATGTCCTTAGTTATTATTGTAATGCATATACTTACCATAACTGTACTCTGGGTGAAGTTGAACAAAAGATAG